One window of Spirulina subsalsa PCC 9445 genomic DNA carries:
- a CDS encoding class I SAM-dependent methyltransferase — protein sequence MRQENKNYKVADYLARSHDFYSLNKYKIVLSWIPQQEHLRILNAGCGSGEMNLMLAQNKSWSIDAIDVDETAVALSKQLKEQAELNNLNVFHSTIEDFEPNQPYDVIVSNDVLEHIENDEQALEKLNKLLKPNGYLCLSVPAFQFLFGYHDKMLGHYRRYSKYELVSKVSLFFRLTKVRYFGFSLIPVVILYSCLLKKDYPIEQAKKKSWLTQILKKVLSWEANCYSPIGISLVLLARK from the coding sequence ATGCGGCAAGAGAATAAAAACTATAAAGTTGCTGATTACTTAGCACGTTCCCATGATTTTTATAGCCTAAATAAATATAAAATTGTTCTCTCTTGGATTCCTCAACAGGAACATTTGAGAATTTTAAATGCTGGATGTGGTTCTGGGGAAATGAATCTGATGTTAGCTCAGAATAAGTCTTGGTCTATTGATGCTATTGATGTTGATGAAACCGCAGTTGCTTTATCAAAACAGTTGAAAGAACAAGCCGAGCTTAATAATCTTAATGTTTTTCATTCAACGATTGAAGATTTTGAACCGAATCAACCTTATGATGTAATTGTCTCTAATGATGTGTTGGAACATATAGAAAATGATGAGCAAGCATTAGAAAAATTGAATAAATTACTTAAACCTAATGGTTATCTTTGTTTATCCGTCCCGGCTTTCCAATTCCTCTTTGGATATCATGACAAAATGCTTGGTCATTATCGTCGTTATAGTAAATATGAGTTAGTTTCAAAAGTGAGTCTTTTCTTCCGATTGACTAAAGTTCGATATTTTGGTTTTTCCTTGATTCCTGTTGTCATTTTATACAGTTGTTTGTTAAAAAAAGATTATCCAATAGAGCAGGCTAAGAAAAAATCTTGGTTAACTCAAATTCTAAAAAAAGTTCTTTCTTGGGAAGCCAATTGTTATAGTCCTATTGGTATTTCTTTGGTCTTATTGGCTAGGAAATGA
- a CDS encoding glycosyltransferase family 2 protein: MSTNPVVLSIIVPVYNEESNLDYLFQRLESVVQNLNLSYEIICVNDGSQDNSLQDLIVHHQRNSAIKIINLSRNFGKEIALTAGLDYARGQAVIPIDSDLQDPPELILDLVAKWKEGYDVVYATRRSRQGETALKKLTAFLFYRVIGKMSKISIPPNTGDFRLLDRRVVEAIKLMPERTRFMKGLFSWVGYRQTSVLFDRDPRLSGKTTWNYWKLWNFALDGIFTFSSIPLKVWSYMGLLISCLALLYIVFLIVRISIIGIEVPGYASTIVAVLFLGGIQLISLGVIGEYLGRIYDEVKQRPLYLVRDIYGF; encoded by the coding sequence ATGTCTACTAACCCAGTTGTCCTTTCAATTATTGTTCCAGTTTACAATGAAGAATCTAATTTAGATTATCTGTTTCAGCGCCTAGAGTCAGTTGTTCAAAATTTAAATCTATCTTATGAAATTATTTGTGTAAATGATGGCAGTCAAGATAATAGTTTACAAGATTTAATTGTGCATCATCAACGCAATTCTGCCATTAAAATAATCAATTTATCTCGTAACTTTGGTAAAGAAATTGCTTTAACCGCAGGACTTGATTATGCGAGAGGTCAAGCTGTTATTCCTATTGATTCAGATTTACAAGATCCTCCTGAGCTAATTCTTGACTTAGTTGCTAAATGGAAAGAAGGTTATGATGTTGTATATGCTACAAGGCGATCTCGTCAAGGAGAAACCGCCCTGAAAAAGCTAACGGCTTTTTTATTCTATCGTGTAATCGGTAAAATGAGTAAGATATCAATTCCTCCCAACACTGGAGATTTTAGACTTTTAGATCGGCGGGTTGTAGAAGCTATTAAATTGATGCCAGAACGGACTCGTTTTATGAAAGGACTATTTAGTTGGGTGGGTTATCGACAAACCTCTGTTTTATTTGATCGAGATCCTCGATTAAGTGGTAAAACGACTTGGAATTACTGGAAACTCTGGAATTTTGCACTAGATGGCATTTTTACGTTTAGTTCAATTCCTCTCAAAGTGTGGAGTTATATGGGGCTTTTGATTTCTTGTCTTGCTCTGCTATACATTGTTTTCTTGATTGTTAGAATCTCGATTATAGGAATTGAAGTCCCTGGCTATGCTTCTACGATAGTTGCTGTACTCTTTTTAGGAGGGATTCAGTTAATTAGTTTGGGGGTGATTGGTGAATATTTAGGAAGAATTTATGATGAGGTTAAACAACGCCCTCTCTATTTAGTCCGAGATATTTATGGATTTTAA
- a CDS encoding glycosyltransferase family 4 protein, which translates to MSGVGFYIKNLIHGISKLGHKNHTIIVKSYQPGLKKWLKSVLWTKKQSILEENNQYYLPLPVRFSNLLLDYYPQFFPKYWEPILEAPDIVHGTNYTVFPYKNCRKVMTIYDLTFLKYPDYIDSVVKQYGRRVKKCLQWTDLVLTISESSKRDIVEYLNFDPERVVVTPLASRYTEQTLETLPKPPVDLGYDFRKPYLLFVSTLEPRKNITTLIAAFNRLKEQYKIDHELVLIGQKGWRYEPIFKAIASSPYHHHIHHLNYLPDELVALFYSQAEAFIYPSHYEGFGLPVLEAMTLGAPVITSNTSSLPEVAGEAAILIDPNEVEDLTQGILKVISDSQLRTDLIQKGKHRAKLFSWERTAQETLAAYQKIL; encoded by the coding sequence ATGAGTGGAGTTGGCTTTTACATTAAAAATTTAATACACGGCATCAGCAAATTGGGTCATAAAAACCATACAATAATTGTAAAAAGCTATCAACCTGGTCTCAAAAAATGGCTCAAATCTGTTCTCTGGACTAAGAAACAATCTATTCTAGAAGAAAACAATCAATATTACCTACCTTTACCAGTACGGTTTTCTAACCTGTTGCTAGACTACTACCCTCAGTTCTTCCCGAAATACTGGGAGCCGATTCTAGAAGCACCAGATATTGTACATGGGACGAACTACACTGTTTTCCCGTACAAGAACTGTCGGAAGGTGATGACGATTTATGACCTCACTTTCCTGAAATACCCAGATTATATTGACTCCGTAGTGAAACAGTATGGGAGACGAGTCAAGAAGTGCCTTCAGTGGACGGATTTGGTGCTGACCATTTCGGAAAGTTCAAAACGGGATATTGTGGAATATCTCAATTTTGACCCGGAACGTGTGGTTGTTACACCTTTAGCCAGTCGATATACAGAACAGACTCTGGAGACACTCCCCAAACCCCCGGTTGACTTGGGTTATGACTTCAGGAAACCCTATCTTTTGTTCGTCAGCACCTTAGAACCGCGTAAGAATATTACCACCTTAATTGCTGCCTTTAATCGACTGAAAGAACAGTACAAAATTGACCATGAGTTGGTACTAATTGGTCAAAAGGGATGGCGATATGAGCCGATTTTTAAGGCGATCGCATCCTCCCCCTACCATCACCACATCCACCACCTCAACTACCTCCCAGACGAGCTTGTAGCCCTCTTCTATAGCCAAGCAGAAGCCTTCATCTACCCCTCCCACTACGAAGGATTTGGTTTACCCGTCCTAGAGGCCATGACCTTGGGCGCCCCCGTCATTACCTCCAACACTTCCTCCCTCCCCGAAGTCGCCGGAGAGGCCGCCATTCTCATTGACCCCAACGAAGTGGAAGACCTCACACAAGGGATTTTAAAAGTCATTAGTGACTCCCAATTGCGAACAGACCTGATTCAGAAAGGGAAACACCGGGCTAAACTCTTTTCTTGGGAACGAACCGCCCAAGAAACCTTAGCCGCTTATCAGAAGATCCTGTAA
- a CDS encoding glucose-1-phosphate thymidylyltransferase, with amino-acid sequence MKALILSGGKGTRLRPITYTGAKQLVPVANKPVLWYGIEAIVQAGITDLGIIISPETGEEVQAKTGDGSQFGAQITYILQEHPLGLAHAVQVAQPFLGHDPFLMYLGDNLIQEDLGEFCSEFTQQNLDGLVLLRQVPDPRAFGVAKLDPEGNLLAVVEKPEIPPSNLALVGIFFFTEGVHQAIAKIQPSQRGELEITDAIQTLINQQYNIQARELQGWWLDTGGKDDLLEANRIILDSYLTTHIEGQLDGQSRIMGRVQIGQGTTLINCTVRGPAIIGQNCHLENCFVGPHSSIGDDVTLIDTDIDHSMILEGAQITNIHQRIIDSVIGQRAQLTITPRRPKALRFLIGDDCRIELNP; translated from the coding sequence ATGAAAGCTCTCATCCTCTCTGGCGGTAAAGGCACCCGATTACGACCCATCACTTACACCGGGGCAAAACAACTCGTTCCTGTGGCAAATAAGCCCGTCCTGTGGTACGGAATTGAGGCCATTGTCCAAGCGGGAATTACCGACCTGGGAATCATCATCAGTCCAGAAACCGGAGAAGAAGTCCAAGCCAAAACTGGGGATGGGAGTCAATTTGGAGCCCAGATTACCTACATTTTGCAGGAACACCCCCTCGGTTTAGCTCATGCCGTCCAAGTCGCTCAACCTTTCCTCGGCCATGACCCCTTTTTGATGTACTTGGGAGATAACCTGATTCAAGAGGATTTAGGAGAGTTCTGTAGTGAATTTACTCAACAAAATTTAGACGGTTTAGTGCTACTTCGCCAAGTTCCAGATCCAAGGGCCTTTGGTGTGGCTAAATTAGACCCAGAGGGGAATTTATTGGCAGTGGTGGAAAAACCGGAAATTCCCCCCTCTAACTTGGCACTGGTGGGGATTTTCTTTTTTACCGAGGGAGTGCATCAGGCGATCGCCAAAATCCAACCCAGCCAACGGGGAGAACTAGAAATTACCGATGCCATCCAGACCCTCATTAACCAACAATACAACATCCAAGCCCGAGAACTACAAGGTTGGTGGCTAGACACCGGGGGAAAAGACGACCTCCTAGAGGCCAATCGCATCATCCTCGACAGCTACCTCACCACCCACATTGAAGGCCAACTCGATGGACAATCCCGCATCATGGGACGAGTCCAAATCGGTCAAGGCACCACCCTAATAAACTGTACTGTGCGCGGCCCCGCCATCATTGGTCAAAACTGCCACCTCGAAAACTGCTTTGTCGGCCCCCATAGCAGTATTGGCGATGATGTCACCCTCATTGACACCGACATTGACCACAGCATGATCTTAGAAGGGGCGCAAATTACCAACATTCACCAGCGCATCATTGATAGCGTCATTGGACAACGCGCTCAACTCACCATCACCCCCCGACGACCCAAAGCACTCCGATTTCTCATTGGGGATGACTGCCGAATCGAACTGAATCCGTGA
- a CDS encoding zinc ribbon domain-containing protein, with translation MLKYKAEWEGKTYIEVDRYFASSKTCHVCLNRVDSLALEIRQWECQNCGTHHDRDINAAQNIKNEALRILSLGTSDTAWGGNVRQPGKISVLLDAVPIESGSPIRGRVG, from the coding sequence ATGCTGAAATACAAAGCCGAGTGGGAAGGCAAAACCTATATTGAAGTTGACCGCTATTTTGCGTCTTCAAAAACCTGTCACGTTTGCCTTAATCGAGTAGATAGTTTAGCGTTAGAGATTCGGCAATGGGAATGTCAAAATTGTGGCACTCACCACGACCGTGATATTAATGCAGCGCAAAACATTAAAAATGAAGCCTTGCGGATATTGTCGTTGGGAACCAGCGATACGGCCTGGGGAGGGAACGTAAGACAACCTGGCAAGATTTCGGTTTTGCTAGATGCTGTTCCCATTGAATCAGGAAGCCCCATCCGCGGCAGGGTGGGGTAG
- a CDS encoding ABC transporter ATP-binding protein, with the protein MIDTNEIAQQLYQSFSFQSKGLFVATIGFIIIGVFIVKSVLAWRIRVYILKFGFWVRGELCRKLISQYLAAPYYFHLTRNSAELIQQITEYTRFFAIDIVIELLNTSSSLMIAVAIIILLCFNSLLTVVAILLICLPLVILLIFVRQKIRYWGKKATRSNEQMVRVINHSLGGIKESKVIGCSNYFEQQISEEADIYERASSWVFSVILLPRLIMETVLVILLIGATSVVLIIYQDITDLIAVLGVFALASLRLVPSLTQVTSGLYKLRSQSYTLERLYGDLKQLETLNTVSEDTPVVLASARSLGGNSLNSSPPVLSFKNLIVLDRVSYAYPNSAGLALDEVSLSIERGESIALIGKSGAGKTTLVDVILGLLIPSSGDITVDGQSIYPRLRDWQNLIGYIPQSIFLMDDTIEKNIAFGVREDDIDSERLKRAIYSAQLGELMADLPDGVKTMVGERGVRLSGGQRQRIGIARALYHERDILVLDEATAALDNETEGLVTESIRSLSGSKTMIIIAHRLTTVEHCDRVYVMDKGRILKVGSYQEIVVEGDLL; encoded by the coding sequence TTGATTGATACGAATGAGATTGCTCAACAACTTTATCAGTCGTTTTCTTTTCAATCTAAGGGCTTATTTGTTGCTACTATTGGCTTTATTATTATTGGCGTTTTTATTGTTAAGTCGGTTTTAGCTTGGCGAATTCGGGTTTATATTCTCAAGTTTGGTTTTTGGGTACGAGGAGAACTTTGTCGTAAGTTAATTTCCCAGTATTTAGCCGCTCCCTATTATTTTCATTTGACCCGCAATAGTGCAGAGTTAATTCAACAAATTACGGAATATACGCGCTTTTTTGCCATCGATATTGTTATTGAGTTACTCAATACTTCTTCGAGTTTAATGATTGCAGTCGCTATTATAATTTTATTGTGTTTTAATAGTTTGTTAACGGTTGTAGCAATTCTTTTAATTTGTTTGCCTTTAGTTATTTTATTAATTTTTGTCCGCCAAAAAATTCGTTATTGGGGTAAAAAAGCCACTCGTTCTAATGAACAAATGGTACGAGTTATTAATCATAGTTTGGGGGGGATTAAGGAGTCTAAGGTGATTGGTTGCTCGAACTATTTTGAGCAACAAATTTCTGAGGAAGCGGATATCTATGAGCGGGCCTCTAGTTGGGTTTTTAGTGTGATTCTTTTGCCTCGATTGATTATGGAAACGGTTTTGGTTATTTTGTTGATTGGGGCAACGTCTGTTGTTTTAATTATTTATCAAGATATTACAGATTTAATTGCGGTTTTAGGAGTTTTTGCCTTAGCGTCTCTTCGTCTTGTTCCTTCTCTGACTCAAGTGACTTCGGGCTTATATAAGTTACGCAGTCAAAGTTATACGTTGGAGCGCCTTTATGGGGATTTGAAGCAGTTGGAAACCTTAAATACTGTTTCTGAGGACACCCCGGTTGTTTTAGCCTCGGCTCGTTCTCTTGGGGGGAATTCCTTGAATTCTTCTCCTCCAGTTTTGAGTTTTAAGAACTTGATTGTTTTGGATCGGGTTTCTTATGCTTATCCGAATTCGGCAGGTTTGGCTTTAGATGAGGTTTCTTTGTCCATTGAACGGGGAGAGTCTATTGCTTTAATTGGGAAGTCTGGGGCGGGTAAAACAACGCTGGTGGATGTGATTTTAGGGTTGTTAATTCCTAGCTCAGGGGATATTACAGTAGATGGTCAATCGATTTATCCACGTTTGCGGGACTGGCAGAATTTAATTGGTTATATTCCTCAATCTATTTTTTTAATGGATGATACGATTGAGAAAAATATTGCTTTTGGGGTGAGGGAAGATGATATTGACTCGGAACGTTTAAAACGGGCGATTTATTCGGCTCAATTGGGGGAGTTGATGGCGGATTTACCGGATGGGGTAAAGACAATGGTGGGGGAACGGGGGGTGCGTTTGTCGGGGGGACAACGGCAACGGATTGGCATTGCCCGGGCGTTATATCATGAGCGTGATATTTTGGTTTTGGATGAGGCGACGGCGGCCTTGGATAATGAGACGGAGGGGTTGGTTACGGAGTCGATTCGCTCTCTAAGTGGCAGTAAGACGATGATTATTATTGCTCACCGTTTGACGACGGTGGAACATTGCGATCGCGTTTATGTGATGGATAAGGGTCGTATTCTCAAGGTGGGGAGTTATCAGGAGATTGTGGTGGAGGGGGATTTGCTTTAA
- a CDS encoding STAS domain-containing protein: MIRQMLPYDSQLTVVQLKGSLNSNHAFEVQRQLLDHTMVGSNTSVLLLDFSDIQSLDRDGLMVLVSIVKFAKGLGQRLICCSVSASIRMIFELTQLDRVLETYETGSEFLVNYPMRTA, translated from the coding sequence ATGATTAGGCAAATGCTTCCTTATGATTCACAATTAACGGTTGTACAACTCAAAGGCTCCCTGAATTCTAACCATGCTTTTGAAGTGCAACGTCAACTGTTAGACCATACTATGGTTGGTTCTAATACTTCAGTTCTCCTACTAGACTTTTCTGACATTCAATCGTTAGACCGGGATGGACTGATGGTTTTAGTCTCTATTGTCAAGTTTGCTAAGGGATTAGGACAGCGTTTAATCTGTTGTTCGGTTTCCGCTTCTATTCGTATGATTTTTGAACTCACTCAATTAGATCGAGTTTTGGAAACCTATGAGACTGGGAGTGAGTTTCTCGTGAACTACCCGATGCGGACTGCCTAA
- a CDS encoding sugar transferase has translation MNLSNSALFQDINQGIYFPGATFHPSTNSLFKRFLDILGSLVGLVILAVIFIPIALAIQIDSPGPVLYSQKRYGLHGKPFTIWKFRSMVVDADRLKEQVNNQAQGLIFKNDADPRITRVGRLLRASSLDEFPQFWNVLRGDMSLVGTRPPTEDEVSRYSTHHWQRLNVKPGLTGEWQVNGRSSIKDFEEVVALDLRYQNAWYPFYDLIIIAKTVHVVFARIGAC, from the coding sequence ATGAACTTGTCTAATTCAGCCTTATTTCAAGACATCAACCAAGGGATTTATTTCCCCGGTGCGACTTTTCACCCTTCAACTAACTCTCTCTTTAAGCGTTTCTTAGATATTTTGGGCAGTTTGGTAGGTTTGGTTATTTTAGCGGTGATTTTTATACCCATTGCCCTGGCTATCCAAATTGATTCCCCCGGTCCCGTGCTTTACAGTCAGAAGCGTTACGGACTCCATGGTAAACCCTTTACTATTTGGAAATTCCGGTCAATGGTTGTAGACGCAGATCGTCTCAAAGAACAAGTTAATAATCAAGCGCAAGGTCTGATTTTTAAGAATGACGCAGATCCCCGAATTACCCGTGTGGGTCGTCTTTTGCGTGCTTCTAGTTTGGATGAATTTCCCCAATTCTGGAATGTTTTACGGGGAGATATGAGCTTAGTGGGAACTCGTCCCCCAACGGAAGATGAAGTCTCTCGTTATAGCACTCATCACTGGCAACGGCTGAATGTAAAACCAGGTTTGACTGGGGAATGGCAAGTGAATGGACGTTCAAGTATTAAAGACTTTGAGGAAGTGGTAGCTTTAGATTTGCGCTATCAAAATGCTTGGTATCCCTTCTATGACCTGATTATTATTGCCAAAACCGTTCATGTAGTTTTTGCTCGTATTGGCGCTTGCTAG
- a CDS encoding WecB/TagA/CpsF family glycosyltransferase, with translation MISSSVTALRLEEQVQTMVAWAQQHQSKSVCVANVHMLMEAHWHPDFAQILNASDLVTPDGMPLVWMLRLLGASFQDRVAGMDILLKSCTLAQYCGVSVYFVGSHSEVLAQMRQKLEQQFPQLTIAGMEPLPFRALTPTEDTALIKKINQSGAGLVFVSLGCPKQERWIAQHKGKIQAVMVGLGGVFPVYAGLLKHAPEQIRQMGLEWLYRLVQEPQRLWKRYAQTIPPFLWLATKQLYLETRPVAEPFPLPTVDSLLFQTSIPIGQLLYQAGLLSEDQINRICHLQAQSRHLRFGELLVQQGWLRPETVDFFVEQLPKVVVAPCKQPLGYYLKSAALLDSEQIKVILQEQSHRGERFGEMAVQKGWLKPETLDFFLDYLVPESIPVTV, from the coding sequence TTGATCAGTTCTTCTGTTACCGCTTTACGTCTAGAAGAACAAGTTCAAACCATGGTCGCTTGGGCGCAGCAACACCAGAGTAAATCCGTCTGTGTTGCCAATGTTCATATGCTCATGGAAGCCCATTGGCATCCTGACTTTGCCCAAATTCTCAACGCTTCGGATCTCGTGACTCCCGATGGAATGCCCCTCGTTTGGATGTTACGTCTGCTGGGGGCAAGCTTTCAAGACCGAGTAGCTGGGATGGACATTCTGCTCAAATCCTGTACACTGGCCCAATATTGTGGTGTCAGTGTTTATTTTGTGGGGTCACATTCTGAAGTTCTAGCCCAGATGAGGCAGAAGCTAGAACAACAATTTCCCCAGCTAACCATTGCCGGGATGGAACCCTTACCCTTCCGTGCATTAACTCCTACCGAAGATACCGCCTTAATTAAAAAAATTAATCAAAGTGGTGCTGGTCTAGTTTTTGTCTCCTTGGGATGCCCTAAACAAGAACGTTGGATTGCACAACATAAAGGGAAAATTCAAGCGGTTATGGTAGGTTTAGGTGGCGTTTTCCCCGTTTATGCGGGTTTGCTTAAACACGCTCCCGAACAAATACGCCAAATGGGTTTAGAATGGCTCTATCGCTTAGTTCAAGAACCTCAACGCCTCTGGAAGCGCTACGCACAAACCATTCCGCCCTTTCTTTGGTTAGCTACCAAGCAATTGTACTTAGAAACTCGTCCGGTTGCTGAACCCTTCCCTTTGCCAACCGTCGATTCCTTGCTGTTCCAAACTTCTATCCCCATTGGTCAGCTACTCTATCAAGCGGGTTTATTATCCGAAGATCAAATTAACCGAATTTGTCATTTACAAGCTCAATCTCGTCATCTCCGTTTTGGAGAATTGTTGGTACAGCAGGGATGGTTACGACCGGAAACTGTAGACTTTTTTGTTGAACAGTTACCTAAAGTCGTAGTTGCTCCTTGTAAACAGCCTTTAGGGTATTACTTAAAATCGGCTGCTTTATTAGATAGTGAACAGATAAAAGTCATCTTACAGGAACAATCCCACCGGGGTGAGCGTTTTGGGGAAATGGCCGTCCAGAAAGGTTGGCTCAAACCTGAAACCCTAGATTTTTTCCTCGATTATCTTGTTCCCGAATCTATCCCTGTCACCGTTTAA